The Methanoculleus taiwanensis nucleotide sequence GATCGCCTCGTACGTCTCGGCGAGGACGAACTGGCCGGGCTTGAGGACGATCGCGTCCGTCGTCGTCTCCTCGATCCCCGCGCAGACGCTCTCGCGCTGGTAGGGGTCGATCACCTCATCACCCGGGACGTACCAGACGAAGTGGCTCCCGAGCCGGATATCGAGCGAGTTCGGCTGTATCAGGGACGGGTCGAAGGGATCGACCCGGATAAACCCTCGTTTGATGTGGTCCTCAATCTGCCAGTCAACAAGAATCATTGATAGTAGTATCTTCCGGAAACCCGTTTATGGTTTCTTCTTTGTTCTCCATGTGCCACTCGGCCCGCCGCATCAGGCCGTGGAACGTGCTCGCCTCCCGTGCGGTGAGCTTCGTCCGGCCGAGAACGCGCCGGATCAGGGTCATCGTCGTCGTCCGTTTGCAGTCGGGGTGGTCGATCCGGCTGAGGAACTGATCGATGTGGGCGTAGAGCGCCTCCATCTCGACGGACGACGCCAGGTGGTAGGTTCCCCGGGGGAGGTTTGCGAGCTCGTAGCAGAGGATCCCGACGGCGTGGGAGAGGTTTAAGATCGGGTAGGTCGCGCTCGTCGGGATGGTGCAGATGAGATTGCTCCGCAGGAGTTCGCTGTTATTGAGGCCCCAGTTCTCCCGGCCGAAGAGGATCGCGACGGTGCCGTCGATGTCGGCGACGATCTCCCGCACCTCGGCGGGCCCGTAGTAGGGCATCCGGGTCGGCGTGCAGATCGACTTGCTCACCTCGCCGGTGGTGGCCACCACGAAGTCGTGCTCGCGGTAGACATCCTCGAGGCTGCAGCGCCGGGCATTCTCGAGGACGTCGCGGGCATGCGACGCCCGGGCGCGGGCGTCGCCGCCGAGCGGGCAGGGGTCGACGAGCACGAGCCGGTCGAACCCGAAGTTCTTCATGACGCGGGCGGTAAACCCGACATTCCCCTCGTAGAGGGGTTCGACGAGGACGAATGCAATCTCCGGCATGGGGATCTTACTGCACTGCCCGGACGGTCGCCCGCAGTACGTCGGTGCCGTTATCGTAGACCGCGTTCCCGACGACGATCGTATCCGCGTACCTGCCCATCTCCGCGGCGCGTTCGGCGGAGTTGATCCCGCCGCCGTAGTAGAGGACGGCGTTTTCGACCGCTTCGGCTGCGGCACGCACGACCGCAGGGTCGCCGTAGGTGCCGGAGTACTCGATGTAGACGATCGGGAAGCGGAAGTAGCGGTCGGCGACGCTCGCGTAGGCGGCGACGTCGGAGGCGCTGATTTCGCAGTGCGCCCCTGTCACCCGGCCGACGGCCGAAGCGGGGTTCAGGACGATGTAGGCCTCGGGCACGACCTTCTCCCAGTGAATGCTCCCGTTGCTCCTCCGCAGCCACGCCTGGTGCTTCCCGACGATCCAGCGGGCGTCGTCGGTGTTCATCACGCTCGGGACGAAGAGGAGGTCGATCCCGTCGAAGATCGCGCACTCGGGCCCCGCGGGCTCCACCACGAGGGGGAGACCGTGTGCGGCGACCATATCGAGGAGGTCGCGCATATTCTCGGGCGTTACGTTCAGGGTGCCCGAGAGCATCAGAGCGTCCGTCCCGCTCGTTACCACATCCTCCACCGCTTGCGGGGAGATCGTCTTGTCGGGGTCGAGTTTGGTTACATGAACCCATTCTTTCCAGTTCTGCTGCATGGACGTCACGTCAGGTTGGCGATAAGGGTGCGTATCGTGGCTGCCGGAATACCGGTGATGGCCGCGGTCTGGTCGGGGTCGGCGTTTCGAAGCGTCGCTTTATCGTAGATACCGGCGAGGAGGAGCTTTTCGAGCGTCGTCTCGCCGATACCCGGGACGGCGAGCAGGTCCTCGCGGCCGCGTTCGTAGCTCCCCTTCGTGATCTTCAGAGGAACCGGGCGGTCGAGGTGCTCGCAGACCTTCTCCACATGTTTATAAACGGTCTCCGGATTCAGGCCGGTTCTGCTGGCGAGGTAGGGGATCGGGAGGAGACAGAAGGCGTCGGGGCTCGTGATCCCCGCTTCGCGGTACTTCTTTAAGGAGACGGCCGGAACGCCGGCCTCTTTGAGCGTCCGCTCGTGGCAGATCTCGCGGGAGGTGGTGAGGAGTTCCTCCGCCTCCGCTTCGCTGATCCCGGCCTTCTTGAGCGTCGAGGCGCGTGCCCCGCTGAGCGAGCGGATATCCCCGATCCCTTCGTCGAGGAGTTTTGCGAAGATCTTCGCGTGGCTCCGGCCGCGGCGGGGCGGCACGATCTTCCGGAGGAACTTCCGAAGTTCCGAGCGGCGCCGGAGGACGTTTAAGACCTCCCCTGCCTCGGCGATCAGCATCTCCGCTTCGGTCTCGGTGACGCCTGCGGCTTCGGCGAGAGCCTCCGGTTTCATCCCCGCGATATCGTAGACCGCGTAGATGTGCCGGGCGCGGAGGCGCTCTCTGATATCGTCGGTCATCCCCGGCATCATGCCGAGCGCCTCGACGTTCGACTTGATGTGGCTGCAGAGCGGGCAGCCGATGTTCCAGGGCGGCGCTCCCTTCCTGATGAGGCGGACGTGGGCGAGGGTATGCTCGGAGCAGACCTCCTCGACCCGGATCGCCCGCCCCCACATCGAGCCCGGGAGGCTGATGTTGAACCGGCAGTCCGGGTATCCCGTGCAGCCGATGAACTGCGACGCGCCGGTGTGGCGGATCCGGAGATCCTCACCGCAGACCGGGCAGGGGCCGAGGGTATGCTCTTCGGCCGTCTGCTCCATGATCTCGCCGCCGATCTCCTGTTCGTGTGCCTCGAGCTCGTCGAAGACCCGGTGGAGCATCTCGCGGGACTCGGTGATCACGTCCTCCCGCGTTCGCTGCTGCTCTTTGATGAGCTGCATATGTTCTTCGAGCGTCCGGGTCATCTCGGGTTCGGTGATGGTGTCGGCATGGTTGTCGAGGGCGTCGGTGACCGCACGGCCGACGAGCGTCGGGCGGAGGGGGTTACCCTGCACGTAGCGGCGGGAGACGAGTTTTCCGATAACCTCGTGCCGGGTGCTCTTCGTTCCGAGGCCGAGTTCCTCCATCACCTGGATCAGCTTGCTCTGCGAGTAGCGGGGCGGGGGCTGGGTCTGCTTCTCCTCGAGCTGTATCCCGTGGATGGGGAGCCGCTCCCCGACTGTGAAGGTCGGCAGGATATTCTCCTTCGCCTCGCTGTACGGGTAGACCCGGCGCCACCCGGGATCGATCAGCCGCCCGCCCGTCGCGGTGTAGGGCTCGCCGCCGGCGTCGAAGGTGCACTTGATCGTCGCCCACGTCGCGTCGGGCGAGAGGGTTGCGAGGAACCGGCGGACGACGAGTTCGTAGATCTTCCAGCGGTCGCCCGCCAGCGCCTGCCGGGTCGCCGCCCCTGCGGGGTGGATCGGCGGGTGGTCGGTCGTCTCCTTCTTGCCGCGGGTCGGCACCGGCCGGCGGTTCTTCTCGACCCATGCGACGTCTTTGTCGAAGTCCGTCCCGCGGAGCGTCTGGAGGATGCCGTTTAAATTCAGGGACTTCGGGTAGACCGTATTGTCGGTTCTCGGGTAGGAGATGTACCCGTTCATGTAGAGATCTTCGGCGATCCGCATCGCGTTCGCCGCCGAGAACCCGAGCCGGCTCGCGGCGACGATGAACGACGTGGTATCGAGCGGGGTCGGCGCCCGGTCGGTCTTCTGCCCCTCCTTGATCGCGGTGACGGTCAGGGGCTCGCGCGTCCGCTCTTCAGCGGCGAGCGCTTCGGCGTGGTCGTCGAACTTCCCGTGGGTGTGCCGCGCCTCGACGGCCGTTCCGTCCTTCTCGGTCGCAAGGGAGAGCATCCAGTAGGTCTCGGGGACGAAGGACTCGATCTCCTTCTCCCGTTCGACGATCATCGCGAGCGTCGGGCTCTGCACCCGGCCGACGGAGAGGATGTTGGTGCCGCCCCGCTTTGCGGCGATACTGATGAACCGGGTGAGCGAGGCGCCCCACATCAGGTCGATCGTCTGGCGGGCCTCGCCGGCGGCGGCGAGCGCGAAGTCGATCTCGGTGAGGTTCGCGAAAGCCTGCCGGATCTCCTGCGGGGTGATCGCCGAGAACCGGGCGCGGTTGACCGGGACGTCCTTGTTCACGGCGCGGACGAGCTCGTAGGCCTCTTTCCCGATGAGTTCTCCCTCGGTATCGTAATCGGTCGCGATCGTCACGAGGTCGGCTTTCTTGGCGAGTTTCTGGATCAGGCCGACGATCTTCTTCTCGGTCGGTTTCTTCACCGTCCCGGCGTCGATCAGGCTCCGGGGCGTGTGGACGGTGCTCCGCCAGTTCGTGTAGCCGGGCTCGAAGTCCACCTCGACCACGTGGCCTTTCAGGCCGACGACGGTCTTGGTGTCGAAACTGTAGGTGGAGACGCTTCCGTCCTTGACCGCCCGCACCTTCTCGTCGCCGGCAAGGATGCCGGCGATACGGTTTGCCGATATATTCTTCTCTGCGATGATCAGATGCACGTGCTTACACCCCGGTCGTGTCGATGCACCCGGCCACGATCCGGCCGAGTTCGCGCGGGTCGGCGCGTCCCCGCGTCTCTTTCATCACCTGGCCGACGAGGAAGTTGAGCGCACCCTTCTTCCCGGTGCGGTAGTCGTCGACTGCCTGTGGGTGCGCCTCGATCACCGAGCGGACGATTGCGTCGAACTCCCCGCCGGTCGCCTTCGCGAGCCCTTCGCGCTCGACGATGGCGGCGGGCTGCTCGCACGCCTCACCGGCGGCGCAGGAGTCGAGCATTTCTCTGAGCACCTCGACGCCTGCCTTGTCGGTGATGGTATCCTCCTTGAGGAGTGTGAGGAGCTCGGCGAAGTGGCCGGGCGGCACCGCCGCGATCCGCATGCTCCGGTAGTTGAGCTCGCCGAGGAGCGTGTCCGCGACCCAGGTGGCGGCGAGCACCGGATCGACGGCGGCGATCCGCTCGTAGAACTCGGCGACCTCAAGGTCGCCGGTCAGCGTCCGGGCGTGGTTGAGGGAGATCCCGTACTGCTCCACGAACCGGTTCTTCCGGGCGACGGGGAGCTCGGGGAGGACGATCTCCTCGACCCACCCGGAAACGGCGAGCGGCCGGAGATCGGGCTCCGGGAAGTAGCGGTAGTCGTGCTCCTCCTCTTTGCTCCGGGCCGCGGTCGTGACGCCCCTTCCTTCCTGGAAGTGGCGGGTCTCTCTGACCGTGACCGGCTGGCCGCGCCGGACGAGGTTCCTCTGCCGGGTGACCTCGAAGGTGAGCGCTTTTTCGACGCCCTTGTAGGAGGAGATGTTCTTGACCTCCACCCGCTCGTAGCCCTCGATCGAGATGTTCGCGTCGACCCGGAGCGAGCCTTCCTTATCGCCGTCGAAGACGCCGAGGTATTCGAGCGTCGAGCGGAGGCGGTTTAAGAACCGGCGTGCCTCCTGCGGCGAGCGGAGGTCGGGCTCCGTCACGATCTCGAGGAGCGGGATGCCACTCCGGTTGTAGTCGACGAGCGAGTAGCGGACACGGTCGCCGCCGCCCTTGTGGACGAGCCGGCCGGGGTCCTCCTCGAGGTGCGCTCGCGTGATCCGCACCGTCTTTTCGTGCCCCTCGTCGTCCTCGATCTCGAGATTTCCCCAGACTGCGAGGGGTTTGTCATACTGGGTTATCTGGAAGGCTTTCGGGAGATCCGGGTAGAAGTAGTTCTTCCGGGCGAACTCGGACTCCTCGGGAACTTCCATCTCGAGCGCCTTAGCGACCCGGAGGCCGTACTCCACTGCTTTTCTGTTCACGCGG carries:
- a CDS encoding RNA methyltransferase, whose product is MPEIAFVLVEPLYEGNVGFTARVMKNFGFDRLVLVDPCPLGGDARARASHARDVLENARRCSLEDVYREHDFVVATTGEVSKSICTPTRMPYYGPAEVREIVADIDGTVAILFGRENWGLNNSELLRSNLICTIPTSATYPILNLSHAVGILCYELANLPRGTYHLASSVEMEALYAHIDQFLSRIDHPDCKRTTTMTLIRRVLGRTKLTAREASTFHGLMRRAEWHMENKEETINGFPEDTTINDSC
- a CDS encoding phosphoglycerol geranylgeranyltransferase; the protein is MQQNWKEWVHVTKLDPDKTISPQAVEDVVTSGTDALMLSGTLNVTPENMRDLLDMVAAHGLPLVVEPAGPECAIFDGIDLLFVPSVMNTDDARWIVGKHQAWLRRSNGSIHWEKVVPEAYIVLNPASAVGRVTGAHCEISASDVAAYASVADRYFRFPIVYIEYSGTYGDPAVVRAAAEAVENAVLYYGGGINSAERAAEMGRYADTIVVGNAVYDNGTDVLRATVRAVQ
- a CDS encoding DNA topoisomerase I, which encodes MHLIIAEKNISANRIAGILAGDEKVRAVKDGSVSTYSFDTKTVVGLKGHVVEVDFEPGYTNWRSTVHTPRSLIDAGTVKKPTEKKIVGLIQKLAKKADLVTIATDYDTEGELIGKEAYELVRAVNKDVPVNRARFSAITPQEIRQAFANLTEIDFALAAAGEARQTIDLMWGASLTRFISIAAKRGGTNILSVGRVQSPTLAMIVEREKEIESFVPETYWMLSLATEKDGTAVEARHTHGKFDDHAEALAAEERTREPLTVTAIKEGQKTDRAPTPLDTTSFIVAASRLGFSAANAMRIAEDLYMNGYISYPRTDNTVYPKSLNLNGILQTLRGTDFDKDVAWVEKNRRPVPTRGKKETTDHPPIHPAGAATRQALAGDRWKIYELVVRRFLATLSPDATWATIKCTFDAGGEPYTATGGRLIDPGWRRVYPYSEAKENILPTFTVGERLPIHGIQLEEKQTQPPPRYSQSKLIQVMEELGLGTKSTRHEVIGKLVSRRYVQGNPLRPTLVGRAVTDALDNHADTITEPEMTRTLEEHMQLIKEQQRTREDVITESREMLHRVFDELEAHEQEIGGEIMEQTAEEHTLGPCPVCGEDLRIRHTGASQFIGCTGYPDCRFNISLPGSMWGRAIRVEEVCSEHTLAHVRLIRKGAPPWNIGCPLCSHIKSNVEALGMMPGMTDDIRERLRARHIYAVYDIAGMKPEALAEAAGVTETEAEMLIAEAGEVLNVLRRRSELRKFLRKIVPPRRGRSHAKIFAKLLDEGIGDIRSLSGARASTLKKAGISEAEAEELLTTSREICHERTLKEAGVPAVSLKKYREAGITSPDAFCLLPIPYLASRTGLNPETVYKHVEKVCEHLDRPVPLKITKGSYERGREDLLAVPGIGETTLEKLLLAGIYDKATLRNADPDQTAAITGIPAATIRTLIANLT
- the gatB gene encoding Asp-tRNA(Asn)/Glu-tRNA(Gln) amidotransferase subunit GatB, encoding MNVIIGLEIHVQLNTATKLFCRCSTDYRDDPPNTHCCPVCLGLPGALPRVNRKAVEYGLRVAKALEMEVPEESEFARKNYFYPDLPKAFQITQYDKPLAVWGNLEIEDDEGHEKTVRITRAHLEEDPGRLVHKGGGDRVRYSLVDYNRSGIPLLEIVTEPDLRSPQEARRFLNRLRSTLEYLGVFDGDKEGSLRVDANISIEGYERVEVKNISSYKGVEKALTFEVTRQRNLVRRGQPVTVRETRHFQEGRGVTTAARSKEEEHDYRYFPEPDLRPLAVSGWVEEIVLPELPVARKNRFVEQYGISLNHARTLTGDLEVAEFYERIAAVDPVLAATWVADTLLGELNYRSMRIAAVPPGHFAELLTLLKEDTITDKAGVEVLREMLDSCAAGEACEQPAAIVEREGLAKATGGEFDAIVRSVIEAHPQAVDDYRTGKKGALNFLVGQVMKETRGRADPRELGRIVAGCIDTTGV